The nucleotide window AAATGCTAGGAGCTTAACAGAAAACGACAGACAAAATAAAATCAAGATTTTAAATAAGAACATAAAAACATCACAGAGACAAACAGATAGACAAGGTTGCTGACAGAGATGCCAAAAACTCACTTAAAACTTCTTAAATCAAAGACGTCATAACAGTACCAGGGGGAATAGAATATAGCATAATTGGCAAATAAAATAAGTATGTTCAAACAACAGCTCATCAAACAAATCTGCCACAAGGAACAACAAGGAAATCGATTCAAGCAATACATACAAATGACATTTTCCAACAGTATGAATCTTGTGCATTTGATCCATATGTCCAACAGTACAGATGTTGGCAAGACAGAAGAACACATGACGAAatacaagagttccacgacctaatatctccatgaacaattctattcattcaaatgacttacacatttgcatgatatgtgcttggtcataaacacctttatataacttacatgttgcaatattgcagTCCTAAAATTTTCCGAATAGATGTATTATGgttttttttgcattgattatgcaaataaggagtttatttgcataattggtatcagttaatgctccactttccataaactaaatatgttacatgtatttgagtctgataatggaaaacactggaaatatggaatttcctcattagctatgcaaattaagtgccAATAAGCATAGTtcgcacttcattgtgtatatctctatctaagctacctgcatactaaatataatGGAAATTCGTTGTtcccttgttcagttattctcctttgaagattttcacaaaaacgctcctgcagttccagaggaagcccaaacctacaagacgtctttattacatcacaagctatctgccacccaaaaatcaagaccacagcacgtccaggtaaaaaaatacaaaaaattgaagttctgctgcagtaccaaagtcacataccagggggcccaaaatcaaccttgaatttcggcttcaccaCACccgctcacataccaaatatcattgtaatccaacaagaggttcttgagttatgctaactGGAGTggtgcagaaacacaaacacacgaaTACATATACACACTAAGACATACACacctaaaacaatatctccatttttaatggagataacaaacaaacacttttgGAATCACTGAAAAATTCAAATGACATGTTCGCAACAAGACTGCTGAAAAACGtcttttttctccacaggttatGTTTTTTAGCACATCACATCCGCAAATTTCTGGAGTTGCATCTGTCTCTACCTACCAATGTTGATCAGAAATTAGTTGTCGTTGAAGTCATCATGTTCGTCGCCAAATTGTGACAATACAATATACAAGAGACGTATGGGACTCTCCAGGCACCTGGTCAATATAATTCAATTTACAAATAAGAAAAGGACAACATAAAAATacactatttgtttgttttgtttgttttgtttgtttgtttgtttggacctTTGCTTAGTCATGATAAGCTCGGATCggcacacaggccgcttttcattcaGGTCATgatggaagaggtaagggtcagatagaaTATAACAGAGGTACACGGTCATTTGAGTCcttataactctatcaacatatatcattacatatttatggtaaaacaatatacaattgctacaacatacaacatacagtAGGGCGAAAACTGGTTCATGGTCTGTGTCCGTTGAAAATGATATGCCTTTAACCTTTCTGATGGCAAAACAAAGTTCATGGCCTTTAACATTCCTACCCCTTACTGCCTCAAGACGAGCGATGGTACTGCCTTGGAGGAGGTAAAAGACTTTAAGTACCTGGGGTCTAGAATGGAAAGTTCAGCGAGGGACATAGCAGCAAGAAAAGCAGCAGCCTGGCAGGCTTGTAACAAGCTGAATAAGGTTTGGAGATCAACTCTCTAACGCAAGTTGAAAGTGAGGCTCTTCCTCTGAACTGTTGAAGCAGTCCTTCTGTATGGGTGTGAGTCATGGACAGTTACCTCCAAGTTAGAAAAGCAGTTGGATATGGGTGTTACACGAGGCTTCTGAGAACAGCACTCAACATCCCCTGGACACAACACATCACCAACAAAGACCTGTATGCTGGCCTACAAAAGCTGTCCGATAAGATCAGGACAAGGAGGTTGAAGTTTGCCGGACACTGCCTCAGGAGCAAAGAACAAGTAGCTGACCTGGTACTCTGGATCCACAAGCATGGGAAAAGGAGGCTAGGAAGACCTGCAGCAACCTCTATAAACACACTCAAGAAAGACACTGGACTTGAAGTGGATAGTTTTCTCCAGGCGATTAAGGACCGAAacacttgggctgccatctcgactcgtgactggatggtctcgacataagcaagtaagcaagcaaccTAACTTATTCTACCCTTTTAAAACAAGGTTAACATCATGTCTCCAGAAGAGGGTACTGTAGTGAAATGAGTCATAATGCATGAGTGTCTGGATTATTTCCGGAGTTACATCTGTCTTTACAAGCTGGTAATGAATATAACTTCCTCATCATGTCGACACACAAAAAGGTGAATATATACCAAACCCTTACAAGAGATGCATCAATCACTTCTATATAAGATGGGTATTTCCGGAGTTGCATCCGTCCTTACCAGCCGGTGTTGACAATTTCGTTGAAGTCATCGTGTTAACAGCAAATGTCAACGACATGATAgacctttaaccctatccagactgggggggggggggctaaaagtgcccgcgccaactttgacatcgtatttctgccgaacgatgtatgctaggacaaccaaattTGGTGACTttccctaaaattttgttggctacaattttatgataatgttttaagtttatcattttttcatgttgccatggcaacgggtttctgactggcattttatgcaaaaatcattaattttctcaaagcaatgatatttctcgggatttcttgcacaactacactagttttcctacatgtataacattacatgtaataagatgtaactttcctgatttaatattcataatttatgctaatttgatgacgtaatcagccaaaatccaagatggcggactatatcactatttcaggtattaGCAGGCTTTTTCACCCTTAAAAtagtcaatacctgacattttctttatcagaaacatttatattaacgtttttagtctattttcagtgtcctttggggtcaaaagtggaaaaaaaggatttttgaaaatttcaaaatggccgatccaagatggcggatcccaagggatcgctaacaacacatgacgccattttatgacgtcattttgacgtcaacgtactaaCCATTGAtgttgtatgcctttgcataccttaaaatgaataatacaaaccgtttcgtttaattcctttagatattacgggaattccctatttagccaataaaatcacatcgatgacgtcataattacgtcatattacgtcataacgtcaccaaaattacaggaattataaaacttgacgtgaatatcactccctgaaaatttggtgatgatacatcataccgttcggaaattatgagggggggggggggcgaattagcccccccccccagtccaagaaataccaaaaaagcccagtctggatagggttaaagtaCTTGTTTCTCAAATTCACACTAAACTACAACAATTACTGATAAGAAACAACCCCCATAAGTATTAATATAAGAATATAGACGTTGGCAAAAAAATATGCACCCTTCTGATATGATGTTAATGGACATCGAATCTTACGAATCATACTTCGAGTTTTTGATTCCTGCCGCCGGATAAACTAGCTCCCGGCGTCATGGTAAACAATGTAGCAGTTTCGGACCCTGGTACCGCGAAtcacaaaaaaagtttttttgagAAGCAAAAAGTTCATAATAACCGTAATGTACATGAAATTGAGAGTCGTCATGATGTTGCCTTTCTGCTTCACTAGGGAATGTTTTGTAAGTCGCAGTACCAGGTCCCGATTCGGCTACCGTGTTAACTATGACGCCAAGAGCTGGAAATTAACTTGATTAAGCTTGGATTAGAAAGATCCGGGGCCTCATTGTCCTTCAGAGCGTAATTCCGGTCCAGGTTCAGACCGAATGACAACGATATCACAATAGTCCCCTTTCCGGATACAAGTCACGTAGATTCTCGCCCATGCGAGATCTCGCGAGCGCGCGCGAAAACGAGGCTGTCCCTGACTCGCCAAGATGCAATCTGAACAAGCTGTTATACCTGGTTCGTCGTCTTCCCCGGCCCGGTAAGTTTCGCCTGTTTTTTGCGTGAACGAAGCTAAAAATTCCAAAGTAACATTTTAAGGACATCGTAGTGGTAACCTGGGTATCGTTTTTTTCCGCCCCGCATCGATAATTACGTAGTTTTAGTCCGATTTGGCGGCGGCGGcgaaatgggggaggggggcaaccgCATGTATTACGTACATACGCCCGATGTTATGATACGTCTGGGGCGGCTTTTCCCGTCAGTTTCGCGGGTTGTGACGATGTATTTTCGCCATGAACATTACTAAAACCTCTGGTGTCGATATTTTCCCGTGCACAGCCGTTTTTTTCACGATTTGAGTGATTCGAACCCTGGTATAGAGCCAACATTGTAGATAGTGTTATAGTGTATATTGTATACTACGCACGTGCGAGGCAACGGTTGGAAATTAAGGCACTTGTGTAAAAGCTTATGAAGGTTTTCAACCAAATGTTacttttgtatgttgttgtaactttgtttcttttgtttacagTCAGCTTGTTCCAAcggcaagaaaaacaagaaaaaatgcaagacaggaaaaaaatgtgCAGCATATGGATGTACCAATACAAACTATGTTGTGATTGATGATATAGCAGTATTGAGCAAAATCacaatgtttactgttcctAAAAAGGTTCTCGAAGACCCTAAATTAATAAACCGGTGGGTTACCTTGATTAAGAGGCAGCACAATAGAGATGGATTTACTCTGAACAGGAATACAGTCATTTGTGAAGAACACTTTAAAGCTGAAGATGTGATAAGAAAATCATCCCATGGATTGACATTGCAGAGACCAAGGCTCAAAGATGGTAGGTGATATTTTTACAATGGTTGTATGTAAAATATGCATCAAGTTGGCTTACTATCTACACCTTATGATATGCCGTACAGTCTACATCTAATGATATTTCTTACACTATACATCTAATTCTGTATGCCCACAACGTCTATTAAATGTGAATTTGATACAGGTGCAGAGCCAGTGTTACATTCTTGGAACAAGCCCAAACTGAAGCGAGCATCCCCAAAGAAGCGGTGTTCTTCACAAACCACGCAGGcaagaaagaagaacaaaaaagtATGTCATATAGTCTACAAAAATCCTATCGCAGCTTTTCTCTGCTTGCAGCAAATGTTCAGTTAAAATGTGAATATAGTTATGAACTTTGTATCAATTGTCAGATTTAATAGTatgtattatttcattttcacattACTTCAAATATATCATTTGAATACTCTGCACAAGTCATATATAACAGGACTATGTCCATTCCCTTTTTCAGTCAATACAGGAGACAGCAAGTCCGCCAACAGTAGATGCTGCTATGTAATCGACACCAGCCACACAACAGACTGTGCGGGACTTCTTTGGAAACACCAGCCGTATCCAAGCAGACAGACTTGTCGTCAGTGTTAAGACAGACCTGTCGCACATTTGTTTCTGTTGGGACTCAAACCTTGTTTGAAGAAGCACCTAGGCCTGTTCACATGTTAGACCATGACTACACATTTGTTATGAATGCCTCACACCGTTTAGAATCACTCAAAGAGTACATTTCCATGTTGGAATCTAAGCTTCAAAATTGTACTCTAGAATGTAAAAAATTGAAGACAATTGTACAGGATTTCACTGATGAAGTGACTGAGTTTAGAAGTAGAAggttttcaatttttgcattTAAGGATGATGATGCTGCTGTCAGATTCTATACTGGCATGCCAAATTTTGCAAGCTTTATGGCACTTTTTGAGTACTTGGAACCTAAAGCTATGAAGCTGCAACATTGGAGAGGCACAGGCAATGGCTCTGCCAATAAGTCTTATTAAAGACCAGGAAAAAAGAAGCCAGGACCAACAAGGAAATGTACTTTGTTGGATGAGTTTTTCCTGGTCTTGATTAGATTAAAAGTTGGACTGTACACGAAGGACCTTGCAATAAGACTTGCAATATCTGAGAGCACTGTGTCTCGTATTTTTACAACTTGGATAAACTTCCTGTCTCGCGAGTTGCCTCTATTGTTCCCTACTCCATCACAAGCGCGTATTAGGCATTTCATGCCTCCACAGTTCAGCAAATATCCAACAACTAGGATTATATTGGACTGTACTGAAATTTTCGTAGAGATTCCCTCTGCCCTGAAAGCACAGTCTGAAACCTGGTCAAACTATAAACACCACAATACTTGGAAGGTATTGGTAGGGGTAACTCCTAATGGACAGGTATCTTTTGTGTCAGACTTATGGGGTGGGAGGGTGACAGACAAAAAGATTACTTTGGCATCAGGTGTGTTTGACTTCTTGGAGCCAGGTGATAACGTAATGGCAGATAGAGGATTTGAAATTCAAGATATTCTCCGTCCGggtgttgatttgaatataccACCTTTCAAAGGTAGCAGGGAAGCACTTACTGCTGAAGAAGTTCAAGAGACGATGGACATCGCTGAGGTACGAATACATGTCGAACGTGCCATTAGCAGAATTAAGAACTATCATATATTGGATGGAATCCTGCCTCTATCACTAGCGAATGTTGCAGAGCAAACTTTTCGGGTATGTGCATACGTGACAAATTTCCAGACACCACTTGTACAAGGAAAGGAAAATGTTCCATAAGATCTCCTAGAGATACAGGAGGTGCATGAGGTTTAATGTGCAATATTTACATGTGTGAATACCAATACTGTTCATACACTGTCCAGTATCTgaaatcatgtcaaatgatgACTATCATTTACCCCTTGTATTGATAAAAATTGGGGTtctgtgttttgtatttgtatatacattgtgCACTcctgtatgtactgtacatctGAAAGCAAACAATAAATGATACCTTGTTGGGAACTGAAATTCTGTCTTTTGCTGAGGGAGGCTTACAGTCTATGTTGGCAGTTTGGATCTGACAGCATATAGAAGTATGAACTTATATTGCAAGCTAGTTGGTattatttacattatatacaatctTACAGTAAAGAGCATCTATCACCAATATTTGCACTcctgtatgtactgtacatttgaaaacaaacaataaatgatACCTTGTTGGGAACTGAAATCCTGTCTTTTGCTGACAAAGGATCACAGTCTCTAGTGGCAGTGTATATTGTTGTATTGCGCGAATTTGCCATGGGTggattttgttgtatttttctgcAACACTCAAGATCTTTTCATCcagccaaggacattatatatcatGTCCTTGATCCAGCAGATATATGTTGATAATCAATGACGAGTGAATATCTCAACAATAAAATTACTTGAATGGTTTCCACCCCCTTTCTCATATAGTGTAAGCCCCCTCCTCACCCTCTTAGTTACAACTTCCGGTAAAATAGCTGTCTTGTAGAAGTAATCTAATCTAGGAAGGTTACGTGTTTGCCATTGGTTGTCAACATACATCCGTTGGATGAAAAGATCCTGGGTGTTACCgagaaatacaacaaaatcaaCCCATGGCAACTTTGTGCAATACAACTGTCCTTGAACCTGGTGGTAGTACCGGTGGGATGTTTTCAGGCGGACTTCACCTTCTACTGTACATAAGCAAAAACTTTTGTCTTACAGAATGACATCAATAGATTGATCTTGTTAATTTGGATGATGGACACTTTACTTCCAAACCACCTTCCCCAGTGCTATCTACCACTAGCCTGTCAAGGGAAGCCCCAAGCCAGGGTCTGTCTGTAGAAACCAAGAGGCCAACCTCCTTACAAGTTGTGTGTGGGTCTGTCAGCCTCTTGGTTTCTACATACTTCTCCACAGCAACTTCCtcagtcatgtttccaaatgctGTTGCTGACGTTGTAAAGTTGCTGTACATGATAGACTTCACTTTTTTGGATGGCTCGACGTGACATGTCAAGGCTGGGCCAAAGTTGGATGCCGTCAGCTTCTCCCTCCTCTTCTCCATCCATGCGCTGTTGGCTGACTGGCCCCTAGTTTGCTCTTCAATCGTGTTTCTTTCTGCCTCTGTGATTGTTATGGCATACATTTTGTGAGCTATCATAGACTGAAAAGGTTCTGAAGAAATGTCATAGGTGTCACTGAATGATTGTGGTGGCTCGTAAGGTGGGTCACTGTCATTGTTGATGTCATCATGAAAAAGGTGAAACATGGAGTTT belongs to Branchiostoma lanceolatum isolate klBraLanc5 chromosome 15, klBraLanc5.hap2, whole genome shotgun sequence and includes:
- the LOC136420498 gene encoding uncharacterized protein gives rise to the protein MPPQFSKYPTTRIILDCTEIFVEIPSALKAQSETWSNYKHHNTWKVLVGVTPNGQVSFVSDLWGGRVTDKKITLASGVFDFLEPGDNVMADRGFEIQDILRPGVDLNIPPFKGSREALTAEEVQETMDIAEVRIHVERAISRIKNYHILDGILPLSLANVAEQTFRVCAYVTNFQTPLVQGKENVP